The Streptomyces kanamyceticus genome window below encodes:
- a CDS encoding D-alanyl-D-alanine carboxypeptidase family protein has protein sequence MVIRYLPRSSSVRTAVLAIGALALLSTPVAAAEVPAEPAPPRPLPAYSSTLLDRPGVQVRPGPGAPSVPANVSALSWLVADARTGEVLAARNAHRPLPPASTLKSLFALTALPRLDADEKHLVTEHELDRVGEGSSMVGVAPGRRYRVADLWRGVFLSSGNDAVHVLAGLNGGWHRSVEQMRAKARELGANDTHVVSPDGYDAAGQVSSAYDLAVFGKAGLADPEFARYCSTRVAPFPAGGWSYPIQNTNRLLTGADGVAPYPGLLGVKNGYTSNAGSTLISAARRDGRTLVVTVMNPQAGGGYAVYEEARSLLDWGFAAAGHVRPVGSLLPPAKTAGTAPGPAHAATAAQAAQAVVGTPDEDSDWPAVLLVGAGALAVLGGAVVAVRRRATVARRADAGAELAE, from the coding sequence GGTTCCCGCCGAACCGGCGCCGCCGCGGCCGCTTCCCGCGTATTCGTCCACACTCCTCGACCGGCCCGGTGTCCAGGTGCGGCCCGGCCCCGGCGCCCCCTCGGTTCCGGCGAACGTCTCCGCGCTGTCGTGGCTGGTGGCCGACGCCCGCACGGGAGAAGTACTCGCCGCCAGGAACGCGCACCGCCCGCTGCCGCCCGCCTCCACGCTCAAGTCCCTCTTCGCGCTCACGGCGCTCCCCCGCCTGGACGCCGACGAGAAGCACCTGGTCACCGAGCACGAGCTGGACCGGGTCGGCGAGGGCAGCAGCATGGTGGGCGTCGCCCCCGGCCGCCGCTACCGGGTGGCCGATCTGTGGCGGGGCGTCTTCCTCAGCTCCGGCAACGACGCCGTGCACGTCCTCGCCGGGCTCAACGGCGGCTGGCACCGGAGCGTCGAGCAGATGCGCGCCAAGGCCCGCGAGCTCGGCGCGAACGACACGCACGTGGTGTCGCCGGACGGCTACGACGCGGCCGGGCAGGTCTCATCCGCGTACGACCTGGCGGTGTTCGGCAAGGCGGGGCTCGCGGATCCGGAGTTCGCCCGCTACTGCTCGACCCGCGTGGCCCCCTTCCCCGCGGGCGGCTGGTCGTACCCCATCCAGAACACCAACCGGCTGCTGACCGGTGCCGACGGCGTGGCGCCCTACCCCGGTCTGCTCGGCGTGAAGAACGGCTACACCAGCAACGCGGGCTCCACCCTGATCAGTGCGGCCCGGCGCGACGGCCGCACTCTCGTCGTGACGGTGATGAACCCTCAGGCGGGCGGTGGATACGCCGTGTACGAGGAGGCCAGGTCGCTGCTCGACTGGGGCTTCGCGGCGGCCGGACACGTACGGCCCGTGGGATCGCTGCTGCCACCGGCCAAGACGGCGGGCACGGCCCCAGGACCGGCGCACGCCGCCACTGCCGCTCAGGCCGCTCAGGCCGTCGTCGGCACACCGGACGAGGACTCCGACTGGCCCGCGGTACTGCTGGTCGGCGCGGGCGCGCTCGCCGTGCTCGGGGGCGCCGTGGTGGCCGTGCGGCGACGGGCTACGGTGGCCCGACGCGCGGACGCGGGCGCGGAGTTGGCCGAGTAG
- a CDS encoding Gfo/Idh/MocA family oxidoreductase — MSDLLGVAVLGAGHMGADHVRRIGTTVGGARVVAVADPDTARAEAAVAGRAGVSVHGDALAALAAPGVRAALVASPEAAHEEVLLAACARGLPVFCEKPLTPDAASSFRVVEAEARLGRRLIQVGFMRRYDAEYAALKSLLDSGHLGRPLMLHCRHRNVASPPHFTSEMLISSSVSHEIDAARWLLGQEITAVTVLRPTPSGDAPQGLLDPQLVLFETSGGALVDVEIFVNCGFGYEVRCEAVCERGSAQVGDDRAMAVHFTGQARQDVAQDYLVRFADAYDREVRAWVTAARSGGAAGPSAWDGYAAAAVAEAGVRALREGSRVTVELAERPGLYG; from the coding sequence GTGAGCGATCTGCTGGGGGTGGCCGTGCTCGGCGCGGGGCACATGGGCGCCGACCACGTGCGCAGGATCGGTACGACGGTGGGCGGGGCCCGCGTGGTGGCGGTCGCCGACCCCGACACGGCGCGGGCCGAGGCGGCCGTGGCGGGCCGTGCCGGGGTGTCCGTGCACGGTGACGCGCTCGCCGCGCTGGCCGCGCCCGGTGTGCGGGCGGCCCTGGTGGCCTCCCCGGAGGCGGCGCACGAGGAGGTGCTGCTCGCGGCCTGCGCACGCGGCCTCCCGGTGTTCTGCGAGAAGCCGCTCACCCCCGATGCCGCCTCCTCGTTCAGGGTCGTGGAGGCGGAGGCGAGGCTGGGGCGCCGCCTGATACAGGTGGGGTTCATGCGCCGGTACGACGCCGAGTACGCCGCCCTGAAGTCGCTGCTCGACTCCGGGCACCTCGGCAGACCCCTGATGCTGCACTGCCGGCACCGCAACGTCGCCTCTCCCCCGCACTTCACCTCGGAGATGCTGATCAGCAGTTCCGTTTCGCACGAGATCGACGCGGCCCGCTGGCTGCTCGGCCAGGAGATCACCGCGGTGACGGTGCTGCGCCCCACGCCGTCCGGCGACGCCCCGCAGGGGCTGCTCGACCCGCAGCTGGTGCTCTTCGAGACGTCCGGCGGCGCGCTGGTCGACGTGGAGATCTTCGTCAACTGCGGCTTCGGATACGAGGTGCGGTGCGAGGCGGTCTGCGAACGCGGCAGCGCCCAGGTGGGCGACGACCGCGCGATGGCCGTCCACTTCACGGGCCAGGCGCGACAGGACGTCGCCCAGGACTATCTGGTGCGGTTCGCCGACGCGTACGACCGTGAGGTGCGGGCCTGGGTGACCGCGGCCCGTTCCGGCGGCGCCGCGGGACCGAGCGCCTGGGACGGTTACGCGGCGGCCGCCGTCGCCGAGGCCGGGGTGCGCGCGCTGCGCGAGGGCTCGCGCGTCACGGTGGAGCTGGCCGAGCGGCCCGGGCTGTACGGCTGA